From a region of the Halanaerobium hydrogeniformans genome:
- a CDS encoding patatin-like phospholipase family protein yields MESNTPKLGLALGSGGARGLAHLGVLEVLEEAGIKIDYLSGSSMGSLIGGLYACGVPLRYIRALAEELDWEHLSDFTFPRQGLLKGDKLLTFLKIMTKNKKIQDFNIPFAAVACNIENGDHVIIKEGSAAKAIRASTAIPGVFVPYQKRSQKLIDGGIIDPLPASTCYNLGADIVIAVDVGIKKLDSSVNNIFDVLLNTFDIMQLKYTQSSEWQVELTIEPELNNISAFDLDKAAYCIEAGRKAAADSLDTIKKLLKEDSYVQK; encoded by the coding sequence ATGGAAAGCAATACTCCTAAACTTGGTCTTGCTTTAGGCTCTGGAGGGGCTAGAGGCTTAGCTCATTTAGGTGTTTTAGAAGTTCTTGAAGAAGCTGGAATAAAAATTGATTATCTAAGTGGTTCAAGTATGGGAAGTTTAATCGGTGGATTATATGCCTGTGGTGTACCTTTAAGATACATTAGAGCTCTGGCTGAAGAATTAGATTGGGAGCACTTATCAGATTTCACTTTTCCCAGGCAGGGTTTACTTAAAGGTGATAAACTTTTGACTTTTTTAAAGATAATGACCAAAAATAAAAAAATTCAGGATTTTAATATTCCTTTTGCTGCTGTAGCCTGTAATATTGAAAATGGGGATCATGTAATTATAAAAGAGGGATCAGCCGCAAAAGCTATTAGAGCAAGCACGGCAATTCCTGGAGTTTTTGTCCCCTATCAAAAAAGAAGCCAAAAATTAATTGATGGTGGAATTATTGATCCGTTACCTGCAAGTACTTGTTATAATTTAGGAGCAGATATTGTTATAGCAGTTGATGTAGGAATTAAAAAACTGGATAGTTCTGTGAATAATATTTTTGATGTTTTATTAAATACTTTTGATATTATGCAGCTTAAATATACTCAAAGCAGTGAATGGCAGGTTGAATTAACAATTGAGCCTGAATTAAATAATATTTCTGCCTTTGATCTTGATAAAGCTGCTTATTGTATAGAGGCTGGCCGTAAGGCTGCAGCTGATTCTTTAGACACTATAAAAAAATTATTAAAGGAAGATAGTTATGTCCAAAAATAA
- a CDS encoding Na+/H+ antiporter NhaC family protein produces the protein MDSYGIISLVPPILAIVLAWWSKQVVLSLFLGVFAGAFIINTYNPILAFMATFDNYVLASLADSWNAGIILFLLAMGGMIGIINKSGGIMAIGEYIAERANSIAKTQFATWLMGILIFFDDYANTLIVGNTMRPITDKMRISREKLSFIVDLTAAAVSSIVPISTWIAFEVGVIRDGFDSIGIELNAYTTFIQTIPYRFYSLLALVFALIIIFTGKDYGAMLEAEKRARSTGETLRPGSTPMVSNEIEEYKKVEGESFTFFNSFAPIIGVILVTIIGLWYNGGGMEAGITIQEAFGDADASVVLLWAAVSGSFIAGILTLAKKILSLEEVVDGWIDGAKSMFVACLILILAWSIGSIADDLGTANYLVSILEGNIIPEIVPVMIFIFSAFIAFTIGSSWGTVAIVMPLAIPLAHSIAIPMLPTIGAVLTAAVMGDHCSPISDTTIMSSTASAVDHMDHVRTQMPYALTVGVVAALFGFLPAGFGISAFYLLPVGLIVLYLIVNIFGKKAEDLI, from the coding sequence ATGGACAGTTATGGTATCATATCCTTAGTACCACCTATTTTAGCAATTGTGCTTGCCTGGTGGAGTAAACAGGTGGTTTTATCACTATTTTTAGGTGTATTTGCCGGAGCTTTTATTATTAATACATATAATCCGATTCTAGCTTTTATGGCTACTTTTGATAATTATGTTCTGGCTTCACTAGCTGACTCCTGGAATGCAGGAATCATATTATTCCTACTTGCTATGGGAGGCATGATCGGAATAATTAATAAATCAGGTGGAATAATGGCAATTGGTGAATATATTGCAGAAAGAGCTAATTCTATTGCTAAAACACAGTTTGCCACCTGGCTAATGGGAATCTTAATTTTCTTTGATGATTATGCAAATACTCTTATTGTTGGTAATACAATGCGTCCAATTACAGATAAAATGAGAATTTCACGGGAAAAACTTTCATTTATCGTTGACCTTACAGCTGCTGCTGTTTCCAGTATTGTTCCAATATCAACCTGGATTGCTTTTGAGGTTGGAGTAATTAGAGATGGTTTTGACTCAATTGGGATAGAGTTAAATGCATATACAACTTTTATTCAAACAATTCCCTATCGTTTTTACAGTCTGCTGGCCCTTGTTTTTGCTTTAATAATCATCTTTACTGGCAAAGACTATGGTGCAATGTTAGAAGCAGAAAAAAGAGCTCGTTCAACTGGTGAGACTTTACGACCTGGTTCTACACCAATGGTTTCTAACGAAATCGAAGAATATAAAAAAGTTGAAGGTGAAAGTTTTACCTTTTTCAATTCATTTGCACCAATAATTGGTGTGATTTTAGTAACAATAATCGGGCTCTGGTACAATGGAGGCGGTATGGAAGCTGGAATAACGATTCAGGAAGCCTTTGGTGATGCTGATGCAAGTGTAGTCTTGCTCTGGGCAGCAGTAAGTGGTAGTTTTATTGCCGGAATACTGACTTTAGCGAAAAAAATATTATCATTAGAAGAAGTTGTTGATGGCTGGATAGATGGAGCTAAATCGATGTTTGTAGCCTGTTTAATTCTTATTTTAGCCTGGTCAATCGGTAGTATAGCAGATGATTTGGGGACTGCTAATTATTTAGTCTCAATTTTAGAAGGTAACATTATTCCAGAAATTGTTCCAGTTATGATTTTTATCTTTTCTGCATTTATTGCATTTACAATTGGAAGCTCCTGGGGTACAGTTGCGATAGTAATGCCATTAGCAATTCCACTGGCACATTCTATAGCAATTCCAATGCTTCCTACAATAGGTGCTGTTTTAACAGCTGCAGTAATGGGAGATCATTGTTCTCCTATATCTGATACAACTATTATGTCCTCTACTGCCTCTGCAGTAGACCATATGGACCATGTAAGGACTCAGATGCCCTATGCCCTTACCGTTGGTGTTGTGGCTGCTTTATTTGGCTTTTTACCGGCAGGATTTGGTATCTCTGCTTTTT